Sequence from the Sanguibacter keddieii DSM 10542 genome:
GAAGGCGATGAGCGGCGAGTCGTCGTAGCCCACGACCGACAGGTTGTAGGGGACCGTGAGCCGGCGCTGGTGGGCGGCGCGGACGACGCCGAGGGCCATGAGGTCGGAGCCGCAGACGATAGCGGTGTGCCCGGAGTCGATGAGGTCGCCTCCGGCGGCCTGGCCGCCCTCGACGGTGAACAGCGACGTGGCGACGTGCGGGCTGGCGTCCTCGATGCCGAGGTGACGCTGGACGGCGTCCTGGAAGCCCTCGAGCTTGCGGCGCGCGGTGATGAAGCGGTCCGGGCCGGTGGCCAGGCCGATCTTCTGGTGCCCGAGCGACACGAGGTGGCGGACGGAGAGCTCCATGGCGGCGGTGTCGTCGGCGGAGACGAAGGGCGCCTCGATGTCGTCGGCGTAGCCGTTGATGAACACCAGCGGGATGCCGCGGGCCAGGAGCCTGTCGTAGCGGGCGCGGCTCGCCTGGGTGTCTGCGTGCAGCCCGGAGACGAAGATGATGCCGTCGATCGAGTGGTCGAGGAGCATCTCGATGTACTCGTCCTCGGTGGTGCCACCGGGGGACTGGGTGCACAGCAGGGGGGTGTAGCCGCGCTGGGACAGCATGCTCTCGATGGTCTGCGCGAAGGCTGGGAACACCGGGTTGGTGAGCTCGGGGACGATGAGCCCGATGAGCCCTGCCGACCGGTTGCGGAGCTTCTCGGGGCGCTCGTAGCCGAGCACGTCGAGGGCGGCCAGCACGGCCTGGCGGGTCTCGGACGCGACGCCGACCTTGCCGTTGAGGACGCGCGACACCGTGGCGGTGCTGACGCCCGCCTGCTGGGCGAGGTCGGTCAGGCGGGTCTTGCCACCTGAGCCTTCGGACGGGATGAGAGACACACCAGACCTCCTTGTCGTGCGTCAGGGCTCTCGTAGCGCTGATGGGCGTGATCCGGGTTGACCCGGGAGCTGTTGCAAGCCGTTGCAGAGCGACAGCCAGCGCCTCATGCTACGACAGATCGGCGCGATCTC
This genomic interval carries:
- a CDS encoding LacI family DNA-binding transcriptional regulator, with the protein product MSLIPSEGSGGKTRLTDLAQQAGVSTATVSRVLNGKVGVASETRQAVLAALDVLGYERPEKLRNRSAGLIGLIVPELTNPVFPAFAQTIESMLSQRGYTPLLCTQSPGGTTEDEYIEMLLDHSIDGIIFVSGLHADTQASRARYDRLLARGIPLVFINGYADDIEAPFVSADDTAAMELSVRHLVSLGHQKIGLATGPDRFITARRKLEGFQDAVQRHLGIEDASPHVATSLFTVEGGQAAGGDLIDSGHTAIVCGSDLMALGVVRAAHQRRLTVPYNLSVVGYDDSPLIAFTDPPLTTVRQPVSAMCHAAISALVALLNGGSAPRSELLFHPELIVRNSTGASPDMRIHAAQRTS